In the genome of Gemmatimonadota bacterium, one region contains:
- a CDS encoding class I SAM-dependent methyltransferase, with protein MPALDEHLARVTTASTPLPPPHFRRGARPDAHQARRAATVVQLAAGLSGRALDYGAGWGDLTARLAPQFSEIEGVDVGTERVEFAAAEYAPIRFAQCPTDGLDYADASFDAVFSTVVLHFVPSPEHYLAECHRVLRPGGELVVTIQNPDSMWMTLSRLRKPNRGAPGWSSGSSNQIKVWDGTLATFRDWLTAQGFAIESHAGFYDPPLDRIRTPADVVLAALNTTGHVLSLPGRWSYVGFRCRRVS; from the coding sequence GTGCCAGCGCTTGATGAGCACCTCGCGCGCGTGACCACGGCGTCGACTCCGCTGCCACCGCCGCACTTCCGGCGTGGGGCCCGCCCTGATGCGCATCAGGCCCGGCGCGCCGCGACCGTTGTCCAGCTCGCCGCGGGGCTTTCGGGGCGGGCGCTCGACTATGGCGCGGGCTGGGGCGATCTCACGGCCCGACTGGCACCGCAGTTCAGCGAGATCGAGGGGGTGGATGTCGGCACCGAGCGGGTCGAGTTTGCCGCTGCGGAATACGCTCCGATCCGGTTTGCGCAGTGCCCAACGGACGGCCTCGACTACGCCGACGCCAGTTTTGACGCGGTCTTCTCGACCGTGGTGCTGCATTTCGTCCCTTCCCCCGAACACTATCTGGCCGAATGCCATCGGGTGCTGCGGCCCGGGGGAGAACTGGTCGTTACGATCCAGAATCCCGACTCGATGTGGATGACGCTGAGTCGACTGCGCAAACCGAATCGCGGCGCGCCCGGCTGGAGCAGCGGCAGCAGCAACCAGATCAAGGTCTGGGACGGCACACTCGCCACCTTCCGCGACTGGCTCACGGCGCAGGGATTCGCCATCGAATCTCACGCCGGCTTCTACGACCCGCCGCTCGACCGGATCCGCACTCCCGCCGATGTGGTACTTGCCGCGCTCAACACGACCGGACACGTGCTCTCGCTTCCGGGCCGCTGGTCGTACGTGGGCTTCCGCTGCCGGAGGGTCTCGTGA
- a CDS encoding glycosyltransferase produces MRVLLVTGVMPTPFRPTKGTFNAALVAGLRDAGDDVRVVAPVPWTDRLRVTPGMKPDPTARYPLWFYPPRLAHAGHHRWMQLTVLPAVRRLTRSWRPDIVLGYWAHPDGTVAMAAARELGVPGVLLVGGSDIQLLTAEPARRAIILETLLAADRVLAVGAPLRERVIALGVPADRVGVFQRGVDAAQFHPEHPAAARERLGLPVDRPIALWVGRMVPVKGLEVLLDAWPNVRGGSARPLLLLIGDGEEREALHRRAASMEAEVRFIGSVAHEALADWYRAADVVVLPSRSEGIPNVLLEGLACGTPFVASDVGGVSELLEPHSRAIPPGKAVALADALSAALDAPAMTRRAATQVLDRREAIAAFRNALQNVLIESIEPAS; encoded by the coding sequence ATGCGCGTCTTGCTGGTCACCGGCGTGATGCCCACGCCGTTCCGGCCAACCAAGGGGACCTTCAACGCCGCTCTCGTGGCCGGGCTGCGCGACGCGGGCGACGATGTCCGCGTGGTGGCGCCGGTCCCCTGGACCGATCGCCTCCGGGTCACGCCAGGCATGAAGCCTGATCCGACGGCGCGCTACCCGCTCTGGTTCTATCCCCCGCGACTCGCCCACGCCGGCCACCATCGCTGGATGCAGCTCACAGTGCTGCCTGCGGTGCGGCGGCTGACCCGGTCGTGGCGTCCGGATATTGTGCTGGGCTACTGGGCGCATCCCGATGGCACGGTCGCCATGGCCGCAGCTCGGGAGTTGGGCGTGCCGGGGGTGTTGCTCGTCGGTGGATCGGACATTCAGCTGCTCACGGCCGAGCCGGCGCGGCGCGCGATCATCCTTGAAACACTGCTCGCCGCCGACCGCGTGCTCGCCGTCGGAGCGCCGTTGCGGGAACGAGTCATCGCGCTCGGCGTGCCGGCGGACCGCGTCGGCGTCTTCCAGCGCGGAGTCGATGCGGCACAGTTTCATCCCGAGCACCCCGCTGCAGCTCGCGAGCGGCTCGGTCTCCCGGTCGATCGACCCATCGCCCTCTGGGTGGGCCGGATGGTTCCGGTCAAGGGACTCGAAGTCCTGCTCGATGCCTGGCCCAATGTGCGTGGGGGCAGCGCGCGACCGCTCCTGCTCCTGATTGGTGATGGCGAAGAGCGCGAAGCACTCCACCGCCGGGCCGCGTCCATGGAGGCCGAGGTCCGCTTCATCGGCAGCGTGGCACACGAGGCGCTCGCCGACTGGTACCGGGCCGCCGATGTCGTCGTACTTCCCTCGCGATCGGAAGGGATTCCCAATGTGCTGCTCGAAGGACTCGCCTGCGGCACGCCGTTCGTGGCGAGCGATGTGGGCGGCGTGAGTGAATTGCTGGAACCGCACAGTCGCGCGATTCCGCCAGGCAAAGCGGTGGCGCTCGCCGATGCCCTCTCGGCGGCGCTCGACGCGCCGGCAATGACCCGCCGCGCCGCGACCCAGGTGCTCGATCGGCGCGAGGCGATCGCTGCCTTCCGCAACGCTTTGCAGAATGTCCTGATCGAGTCGATCGAGCCGGCATCGTGA
- a CDS encoding glycosyltransferase, whose product MTEQVTIVVVPRDRFSSVEECTRSIIEHTPAGFRLAFLDFGYSVSTLRNLRALCAAVPFEIVPCGRTIPMMAFRDYVARISTKYTCWVDNDTFVTPGWMTRLLQSAEQEGMRVILPLTFEREGLDVDDRHLTMRVHVSHSELRKVTVEGKDLVFDYKPFRRAAREDVPAGPWTIDFFELHTFFAETAVLQQLDFPAMVVREHIDLGIQLHRLGIPIWCEPRAEVVFDNIHLRPTLQDLRFFFFRWSDELVESSHREFEKRWGWNFYNEQFLKNWAFRRRIFSVARFCFVPNRIADLLSRAAVKYLRPRIPAALRGDPTDRSVRALGDAPLGASA is encoded by the coding sequence ATGACCGAACAGGTGACCATCGTTGTCGTCCCGCGCGACCGTTTCAGCAGCGTCGAGGAGTGCACTCGCTCCATCATCGAGCATACGCCCGCGGGTTTTCGCCTCGCCTTCCTCGACTTCGGTTACTCGGTAAGCACGTTGCGGAATCTCCGGGCGCTCTGTGCCGCGGTCCCGTTCGAAATCGTCCCCTGCGGTCGGACCATCCCGATGATGGCCTTCCGCGATTATGTCGCGCGGATCTCGACCAAGTACACGTGCTGGGTCGACAATGACACCTTCGTGACCCCGGGCTGGATGACGCGGTTGCTGCAGTCGGCGGAGCAGGAGGGAATGCGCGTTATCCTCCCGCTCACCTTCGAGCGCGAAGGTCTCGACGTCGACGATCGCCACCTGACGATGCGGGTGCACGTGTCGCACTCGGAGCTGCGCAAGGTGACAGTGGAGGGGAAGGATCTGGTATTCGACTACAAGCCGTTCCGTCGGGCCGCCCGTGAGGATGTGCCGGCCGGCCCGTGGACTATCGACTTCTTCGAACTGCATACCTTCTTCGCTGAAACTGCCGTGCTGCAGCAGCTCGACTTCCCGGCCATGGTCGTCCGCGAGCATATCGATCTCGGCATCCAGCTGCATCGCCTCGGCATTCCGATCTGGTGCGAGCCGCGCGCCGAAGTGGTGTTCGACAATATCCACCTCCGGCCCACGCTGCAGGACCTGCGCTTCTTCTTCTTCCGCTGGTCCGACGAACTGGTCGAATCGAGTCATCGCGAATTCGAGAAGCGCTGGGGCTGGAACTTCTATAACGAGCAGTTCCTGAAGAACTGGGCCTTCCGGCGCCGGATCTTCTCGGTTGCCCGCTTCTGTTTCGTCCCCAACCGGATCGCCGACCTGCTCTCGCGCGCGGCCGTGAAGTATCTGCGTCCCAGGATTCCAGCCGCACTCCGAGGCGATCCGACTGACCGCTCGGTGCGCGCGCTCGGTGACGCACCACTCGGTGCCAGCGCTTGA
- a CDS encoding O-antigen ligase family protein, protein MTTLGANEPTATDVVSAVKAATANVGQRTKSGGFSLSKAGTGEFVMAALFGLYLGYAVVRLPEVFVQLAIPKLPMTLLLIFLTSLLLLVPSNGWELLWAQCRPMRLGAILLGIAIGTAPIGIWPSESYDFIKSRYIISVSIFLCCIVFLRDRRTFRLAAAIYVLCVGAVSYNVIKTYDPNGPVLNEDGDVIDPAVLASRPELRRLQVVGVSLDSNDFGAILATTFPLALWLSVGNFRRRVFWTGVAGLFVMAVVPTQSRGSMLGFMAAATVLIGAGARGWRRWLTILLVGAGVGAFILMATGMGSADRFSDFGAGDYNVSGNEGRLYFWKQGFVWMLKRPWGYGIANFPTYFGELNGPERAAHSTWVQYGMELGVAGIVTFVLLCKSVVGGLRKLRKAAVQQRDTVPEAKDEEVLAGHMLAVMTGVLVTGSFLANAYYALTYMALGMGAAVLIGTPLKMNVSEPKTEAPVPAGRGVLPRRRLRAFPQAKPGS, encoded by the coding sequence ATGACCACCCTCGGGGCGAATGAACCCACAGCGACCGATGTCGTCAGCGCGGTCAAGGCCGCGACGGCGAACGTCGGGCAGCGCACCAAGAGCGGTGGCTTCTCGCTCAGCAAGGCGGGTACCGGCGAGTTCGTGATGGCCGCCCTCTTCGGCCTCTATCTCGGCTATGCGGTCGTGCGCCTCCCGGAAGTGTTCGTGCAGCTGGCGATCCCGAAACTGCCAATGACGCTGCTGCTGATCTTCCTCACCTCGCTGCTCCTGCTGGTGCCCTCGAATGGCTGGGAACTGCTCTGGGCGCAATGCCGCCCGATGCGTCTTGGGGCGATCCTCCTCGGCATTGCGATCGGGACGGCACCGATCGGGATCTGGCCGAGCGAGTCGTACGACTTCATCAAGAGCCGGTACATCATCTCGGTCTCGATCTTTCTCTGCTGCATCGTCTTCCTGCGCGATCGCCGGACGTTCCGGCTCGCGGCGGCGATCTATGTGCTCTGCGTCGGTGCCGTGTCCTACAACGTGATCAAGACCTACGACCCCAACGGGCCCGTGCTCAACGAAGACGGCGATGTGATCGATCCCGCCGTCTTGGCCAGCCGTCCCGAACTGCGGCGCCTTCAGGTCGTCGGGGTCTCGCTCGACTCCAATGACTTCGGCGCCATTCTCGCCACGACCTTCCCGCTCGCGCTCTGGCTCTCGGTCGGGAATTTCCGTCGTCGGGTGTTCTGGACCGGCGTCGCCGGGCTCTTCGTCATGGCGGTTGTCCCGACGCAGTCGCGCGGCAGCATGCTCGGCTTCATGGCCGCGGCCACCGTACTCATTGGCGCCGGCGCGCGAGGATGGCGACGATGGCTCACGATCCTGTTAGTCGGGGCGGGTGTCGGCGCGTTCATACTCATGGCCACCGGTATGGGGAGTGCCGACCGCTTCAGCGATTTCGGCGCTGGCGACTACAACGTCAGCGGCAATGAAGGGCGACTCTATTTCTGGAAGCAGGGCTTCGTCTGGATGCTCAAGCGTCCGTGGGGCTACGGCATCGCCAACTTCCCGACTTACTTCGGCGAATTGAACGGCCCCGAGCGCGCGGCCCACTCCACCTGGGTGCAGTACGGCATGGAGCTGGGTGTCGCCGGCATCGTGACCTTCGTGCTCCTCTGCAAGAGTGTCGTCGGTGGACTCCGCAAGCTGCGCAAGGCCGCGGTCCAGCAGCGCGACACCGTTCCTGAGGCGAAGGACGAAGAGGTGCTCGCGGGACATATGCTGGCGGTGATGACCGGGGTGCTGGTGACCGGCTCGTTCCTCGCCAACGCCTACTACGCCCTTACCTACATGGCGCTGGGCATGGGCGCGGCCGTCCTCATTGGTACGCCGCTCAAGATGAATGTTTCCGAACCGAAAACCGAGGCACCTGTTCCAGCCGGACGGGGCGTGCTCCCGCGCCGGCGGTTGCGAGCATTCCCGCAGGCAAAGCCGGGCAGCTGA
- a CDS encoding phenylacetate--CoA ligase family protein: MSDRLDVRVRRGLIRVYEGGWHRRPVFPYWGALEASQWWTPAQLAALQLERLQALLRTTQATSPWYAEQWRAIGLDAADATSLDAFRRWPVIDRDTIRANRVAMRSTTPGTRLIAKATGGSSGVPLQFDLDFDSNDRRMAAWHRGYGWAGAAPGTRQWYLWGVPPSSAAEWKKKKVRLYDRLYRRHTESCFDLSEANLPRFVASLESTRPDAIVAYTNALYTFARMLEASGITPYRPHSIVVGAEKLHDYQRTTIERVFGAPVFETYGSREFMLIGAECDFHQGLHLTMEHLLVEILDDDGHPVHEGEVGNVTITDLTNHGMPFIRYANGDRAIAGGNACGCGRGLPLLREVTGRRLDVLTTPDGRSLPGEFFPHILKELASVRQFQVIQDDPAAVTVRLVAPEWRDSDEAWLRREVAATAGIALRLDLERVTDIPLTAAGKLQVVVNRLATASTAKEQV; the protein is encoded by the coding sequence GTGAGTGATCGCCTCGACGTGCGCGTGCGGCGCGGGCTGATCCGTGTCTATGAGGGCGGCTGGCATCGTCGGCCGGTGTTCCCCTACTGGGGTGCGCTGGAGGCATCGCAATGGTGGACTCCGGCACAACTCGCCGCGCTCCAGCTCGAGCGACTGCAGGCGCTGTTGCGCACGACGCAGGCAACCTCACCGTGGTACGCCGAACAGTGGCGCGCGATAGGCCTCGATGCCGCCGACGCGACGTCGCTCGATGCGTTCCGGCGGTGGCCGGTGATCGACCGCGATACGATTCGCGCCAATCGAGTCGCGATGCGCTCGACGACGCCCGGCACCCGGTTGATCGCGAAGGCGACGGGTGGGTCGAGTGGCGTGCCGCTGCAGTTCGACCTCGACTTCGACAGCAACGATCGCCGGATGGCCGCGTGGCACCGGGGCTACGGTTGGGCCGGAGCGGCTCCGGGCACGCGCCAGTGGTACCTCTGGGGCGTGCCGCCCAGCTCTGCAGCAGAGTGGAAGAAGAAGAAGGTGCGGCTCTACGACCGGCTCTATCGTCGGCATACCGAGAGCTGCTTCGACCTCAGTGAGGCAAACCTTCCCCGCTTCGTCGCTTCGCTCGAGTCGACCCGGCCCGACGCCATCGTGGCCTACACCAACGCGCTCTACACCTTCGCCCGGATGCTCGAGGCGAGCGGCATCACGCCGTATCGGCCGCACTCGATCGTCGTGGGTGCCGAGAAGCTGCACGACTATCAGCGAACGACCATCGAACGGGTCTTCGGCGCGCCGGTCTTCGAGACCTATGGCTCGCGTGAGTTCATGCTGATCGGAGCGGAGTGCGATTTTCACCAGGGCCTCCACCTGACAATGGAACACCTGCTGGTCGAGATCCTCGACGACGACGGCCACCCCGTGCACGAAGGTGAGGTCGGCAACGTGACCATCACCGACCTGACCAACCACGGCATGCCCTTCATCCGGTATGCCAACGGGGACCGGGCGATCGCCGGCGGGAACGCATGCGGCTGTGGTCGCGGCCTCCCCCTGCTGCGGGAAGTCACTGGCCGACGGCTCGACGTGCTGACAACACCCGATGGTCGGTCACTCCCGGGCGAATTCTTCCCGCACATCCTGAAGGAGCTTGCCTCGGTGCGTCAGTTTCAGGTGATCCAGGATGATCCCGCGGCCGTCACGGTCAGGCTGGTGGCTCCCGAATGGCGCGACAGCGACGAGGCGTGGCTCCGGCGGGAGGTGGCGGCAACGGCTGGTATCGCGCTGCGTCTCGACCTCGAGCGGGTGACCGACATTCCGCTCACCGCGGCGGGTAAATTGCAGGTAGTCGTCAATCGACTGGCGACCGCATCAACGGCGAAGGAGCAGGTATGA
- a CDS encoding glycosyltransferase produces MKPAGPPWGVVHCVFSVAIGGQEMVVLSLAANANRDRFAPRVLCLHRGGELAPRFEALGIPVDVLDHPVGGGSLGTLRAMHRYLRQHRPAILHTHNPTPHQFGALTGVAAGVPVLVHTKHGRNQLLTIKGQWYERIAGRLTDALVPVSEDAAEVARTVDSVPVNRIQVIRNGIDLGAVPPMRPPGAAFRAVHVARLNEVKDQPTLLRAARLVADAEPRFHLDIVGDGDERIGLERLAHDLHLDDVVTFHGFHDDVRPMLDHAGLFVLSSLSEGIALTLLEAMAAGLPVVATDVGGNREVVIPGETGLLVPSRTPEALAQGMLAIIADPARAYAFGVAGRARVARDFSLDNTVRQYEELYLRLLRKRLGAAAVT; encoded by the coding sequence GTGAAGCCCGCCGGCCCGCCGTGGGGTGTGGTGCACTGCGTCTTCTCCGTCGCCATCGGTGGCCAGGAGATGGTGGTGCTTTCGCTCGCTGCGAACGCCAACCGTGATCGCTTCGCGCCGCGCGTGCTCTGCCTGCATCGGGGCGGCGAACTCGCACCGCGCTTCGAGGCGCTCGGCATTCCGGTCGATGTGCTCGATCATCCGGTCGGCGGTGGTTCGCTCGGCACGCTGCGCGCGATGCACCGGTATCTGCGGCAGCACCGCCCAGCGATCCTGCATACCCACAACCCCACACCGCACCAGTTCGGCGCGCTCACCGGAGTTGCCGCTGGTGTCCCAGTGCTGGTCCATACCAAGCACGGTCGCAATCAGCTGCTCACCATCAAGGGCCAGTGGTACGAACGGATCGCCGGCCGACTCACCGATGCGCTGGTGCCGGTCTCTGAAGACGCCGCAGAAGTGGCCCGCACGGTCGATAGTGTGCCAGTCAACCGGATCCAGGTGATCCGGAACGGCATTGACCTCGGCGCGGTGCCGCCGATGCGGCCGCCGGGGGCCGCGTTCCGCGCGGTGCACGTGGCACGACTCAACGAAGTGAAGGATCAGCCGACGCTGCTGCGCGCGGCACGCCTCGTCGCGGACGCCGAGCCGCGGTTCCATCTCGATATCGTGGGTGATGGCGACGAGCGGATCGGCCTCGAACGACTGGCACACGACCTTCACCTCGACGACGTGGTGACCTTCCACGGTTTCCACGACGATGTACGGCCGATGCTCGATCACGCCGGCCTCTTCGTCCTCTCGTCGTTGAGTGAAGGGATTGCGCTGACCCTGCTCGAAGCGATGGCGGCCGGGCTCCCTGTGGTTGCCACCGACGTCGGCGGAAATCGCGAGGTGGTGATCCCGGGCGAGACCGGGCTGCTGGTGCCCTCGCGCACCCCCGAGGCCCTGGCCCAGGGAATGCTGGCCATCATCGCCGATCCGGCGCGTGCCTACGCGTTCGGGGTGGCGGGTCGCGCGCGAGTCGCGCGCGATTTCTCGCTCGACAACACCGTCAGGCAATATGAGGAGCTCTACCTGCGCCTGCTTCGCAAGCGCCTCGGCGCGGCGGCAGTCACGTGA
- a CDS encoding GNAT family N-acetyltransferase has translation MTLAIEVITEPSRVTALLPEWDALALSDPRSSPYDCGSLVTGLGGIVEPIQAAYLVTARSTDGALAGVLPLRRIPLKTRLGGHQLIGYTRWHTSYFDAAVNPAIPGVADTLVAGLAERHDWEHGDLQFIRPDGNLFPATDETSRTAVAASQLIRNAHVAGSANVSVMAHKTARRLSKAGSVEFTGAVSLGDLEPAVRWFAARHTERWRDHGDSAEFAEPEAVQRLIEVMARAARAGYGRVGTLRVSGELVAVHLAFRWRDTQYSWRMAHDAAWQQLSPGRLLLALMIEDAFAGGCASYDLGRGTEDYKHLWETTMRPLYRITFPGQSWRARIAGFRRRG, from the coding sequence ATGACGCTCGCCATCGAGGTGATCACCGAGCCCTCGCGCGTCACCGCGTTGCTCCCCGAGTGGGACGCACTGGCACTGAGTGACCCGCGCAGCTCACCGTACGACTGCGGATCGCTGGTCACCGGGCTCGGCGGAATTGTGGAACCGATTCAGGCAGCCTATCTGGTCACGGCGCGAAGCACCGATGGCGCACTGGCGGGCGTCCTGCCCTTGCGTCGCATTCCGCTCAAGACCCGCCTCGGTGGCCATCAGCTTATCGGATACACGCGCTGGCACACCTCGTACTTCGATGCCGCCGTGAACCCGGCCATTCCGGGAGTGGCCGACACCCTGGTCGCCGGGCTCGCCGAACGACATGACTGGGAACACGGCGACCTGCAATTCATTCGGCCCGATGGAAACCTCTTCCCCGCGACCGACGAGACATCGCGCACCGCGGTCGCCGCATCGCAATTGATCCGCAACGCGCATGTCGCCGGGTCGGCGAACGTGAGCGTGATGGCGCACAAGACCGCGCGCAGGCTGTCGAAGGCCGGGAGCGTCGAATTCACTGGTGCGGTGAGCCTCGGCGACCTCGAGCCGGCCGTACGGTGGTTCGCCGCGCGCCACACCGAACGCTGGCGCGATCACGGTGACTCGGCAGAGTTCGCCGAGCCGGAGGCGGTGCAGCGGCTCATCGAGGTAATGGCCCGCGCAGCCCGTGCCGGGTATGGTCGCGTCGGTACCTTGCGCGTCTCCGGTGAACTGGTCGCGGTGCACCTGGCATTTCGCTGGCGAGATACGCAATACAGCTGGCGAATGGCGCACGACGCTGCCTGGCAGCAGCTCTCGCCGGGGCGCCTGCTCCTCGCACTGATGATCGAAGATGCATTTGCCGGTGGTTGCGCCAGCTATGATCTTGGGCGGGGAACGGAAGACTACAAGCATCTCTGGGAGACCACGATGCGACCACTCTACCGAATCACTTTTCCCGGACAAAGCTGGCGCGCCAGAATCGCGGGCTTCCGGCGACGCGGCTAG
- a CDS encoding GNAT family N-acetyltransferase: MRVVRTSRALAGLLPAWSELFARDPRGNARNAPTLVVAFHQMFQPAVSPLVFVVSDRHERICGVLPLGIARQRVGPLILRRLVPLIHWHAYYCDAVVIPEAGEAVGTALRTAIRQSGWDQLALPHLRADSWLLDPMVAPFREIDSLRATAGLPSPRIALPRDPVLPGRSAVNMAEREAKLRASGSIELGWQLVGPGFREAVAEFIRMHTDLKTVQQQTASFRHGTAARDFPAWLFTEAEAGRARLFTIRRNGVLIAASVVLVSHGVGHSYRVAWAPELAQFGLGILQTTRLIEACSAQGDLLFDMGPGAEPYKLKWRPEVTPLTDLAATRPTWRVRGANHWLRLRGRPPLS; this comes from the coding sequence GTGCGTGTGGTCCGGACCTCGCGCGCGCTCGCCGGACTGCTCCCGGCGTGGTCAGAGCTGTTCGCGCGTGATCCACGCGGCAACGCCCGCAACGCACCGACGCTGGTGGTCGCGTTCCACCAGATGTTCCAGCCAGCGGTCTCGCCATTGGTGTTCGTAGTGAGCGATCGCCATGAGCGCATCTGCGGTGTCCTCCCGCTGGGAATTGCACGCCAACGGGTCGGTCCCCTGATCCTGCGGCGGCTGGTTCCCCTGATCCACTGGCACGCGTACTACTGCGACGCCGTCGTCATCCCGGAAGCGGGAGAGGCGGTCGGCACAGCCCTCCGCACCGCAATCCGGCAATCAGGGTGGGACCAGCTGGCGCTCCCGCACTTGCGCGCGGATTCCTGGCTGCTGGACCCGATGGTCGCACCGTTCCGCGAAATCGACTCGCTTCGCGCCACGGCCGGCCTCCCGTCGCCCCGGATCGCGCTGCCCCGCGACCCCGTGCTCCCTGGCCGCAGTGCCGTCAACATGGCGGAACGGGAAGCGAAGTTGCGGGCGTCGGGGTCGATCGAATTGGGATGGCAACTGGTGGGCCCGGGCTTTCGCGAGGCCGTGGCCGAATTCATTCGGATGCACACAGATCTCAAGACCGTGCAACAGCAAACTGCGAGCTTCCGTCACGGCACCGCGGCCCGCGATTTTCCCGCGTGGTTGTTCACTGAAGCCGAGGCGGGACGGGCGCGACTCTTTACCATCCGGCGCAACGGGGTGCTGATTGCGGCCAGCGTGGTGCTTGTCAGTCACGGCGTAGGGCACTCGTATCGGGTCGCCTGGGCTCCGGAGCTGGCGCAATTCGGCCTGGGCATCCTGCAGACCACGCGACTGATCGAAGCGTGCAGCGCGCAGGGCGATCTGTTGTTCGACATGGGACCGGGGGCCGAGCCCTACAAATTGAAGTGGCGTCCGGAAGTCACCCCGCTGACGGATCTCGCGGCGACGCGGCCCACCTGGCGGGTGCGGGGTGCGAACCACTGGTTGCGACTGCGGGGCCGCCCGCCACTTTCGTGA